In a single window of the Streptomyces sp. NBC_00285 genome:
- a CDS encoding ATP-grasp domain-containing protein, protein MPRVALVTYDPRPQPSKDADLPVLVAALREAGAEADAVFWDDGDVDWGGYDLAVIRSTWDYSWRADEFVAWARRCGKVTRLANPAEVVRWNTDKRYLGELAEAGVPVVPTRYLAPGDPVSLPEGQEYVVKPTSGAGARYAARYAPGPGQHKTAVRHLERMHAEGLTAMVQPYMRGIDAGGERALQFFGGRLLHASRKRAVLSPDTAFDADKVAHPGLEPWTPTPAEREVAERALAAVPNASELLYARVDLVDGDDGQPRVMELELVEPNLFLFLHPESVGPVVDILLAAARR, encoded by the coding sequence GTGCCCCGAGTCGCCCTGGTCACCTACGACCCCCGACCGCAGCCCAGCAAGGACGCCGACCTGCCGGTGCTGGTGGCCGCCCTGCGCGAGGCCGGCGCCGAGGCGGACGCCGTGTTCTGGGACGACGGCGACGTCGACTGGGGCGGGTACGACCTTGCCGTCATCCGGTCCACCTGGGACTACAGCTGGCGGGCGGACGAGTTCGTGGCGTGGGCGCGGCGGTGCGGCAAGGTGACACGGCTCGCCAACCCGGCGGAGGTCGTGCGCTGGAACACCGACAAGCGGTACCTCGGAGAGCTCGCGGAGGCGGGGGTGCCGGTGGTGCCGACGCGCTATCTCGCGCCCGGCGATCCGGTGTCGCTGCCCGAGGGGCAGGAGTACGTCGTCAAGCCCACCTCGGGGGCGGGGGCGCGGTATGCCGCGCGGTACGCGCCCGGACCCGGACAGCACAAGACCGCCGTACGGCATCTGGAGCGGATGCACGCGGAGGGGCTCACGGCGATGGTGCAGCCGTACATGCGGGGCATCGACGCGGGCGGTGAGCGGGCGCTCCAGTTCTTCGGGGGCCGGCTCCTGCACGCCAGCCGTAAGCGGGCCGTCCTCAGTCCTGACACGGCCTTCGACGCGGACAAGGTCGCCCACCCGGGCCTTGAGCCGTGGACGCCGACCCCGGCCGAACGCGAGGTCGCCGAGCGCGCCCTGGCCGCCGTGCCGAACGCGTCGGAGTTGCTGTACGCGCGCGTGGACCTCGTCGACGGGGACGACGGGCAGCCGCGGGTGATGGAACTGGAGTTGGTCGAGCCGAACCTTTTCCTGTTCCTGCACCCGGAGTCGGTGGGGCCGGTGGTGGACATCCTCCTGGCGGCTGCGAGGCGGTAG
- a CDS encoding condensation protein has product MTPPRRIPFPVVDEISRHCLQEEEPETVHIEVHLPGRLDQARLRKAFVEALHRHPRILMREVAGGWYRRRYEWELTAEPDVEVVSFPAPGRNALRDARTRALEEAPPLSLSPPIRLEVVEGAGPVEGSEASDAVGLHPPFQGRGAVSTSGSAAGREQPPLSRTQNTTVLFLTINHTALDGPACLRILATAAEIYGGRDNSPTPAPTRAPDPPAPPEDTPSNWARPARVAQGSPEPSPGNGLLVTELPLPHRPKGSPYTVNDQLMVTTALTLTHWNREHGAAPRPLRITMPVDDRPRDATMPIGNGTRLVEVPFSPDELAHAPAGMPALLRRTAQRTRALKSLPRPQLGHGAHLLTAPVTPVAWRAALTRGLRSAAAPWTSTTLLSNIGRVPYPLDFGEEAGRAHAVWFSAPARMPRGLTVTTASTAGRLHLALRWSRSLLGHGDGAHLRDLFEHCLHATEVAP; this is encoded by the coding sequence ATGACCCCACCGAGGCGCATCCCGTTCCCCGTGGTGGACGAGATCTCCCGGCACTGCCTTCAGGAGGAGGAACCGGAGACGGTCCACATCGAGGTGCACCTGCCGGGCCGGCTGGACCAGGCGCGGCTCCGGAAGGCGTTCGTGGAGGCCCTGCACCGGCATCCGCGGATCCTGATGCGGGAGGTGGCGGGGGGCTGGTACCGGCGACGGTACGAGTGGGAGCTGACGGCGGAGCCGGATGTGGAGGTGGTGAGTTTCCCGGCCCCGGGCCGCAACGCCCTGCGGGACGCGCGGACACGCGCCCTGGAGGAGGCTCCACCCCTGTCGCTGTCGCCGCCGATACGGCTGGAGGTGGTGGAAGGGGCCGGACCGGTGGAGGGCAGCGAAGCGTCGGACGCAGTCGGCCTGCACCCACCTTTTCAGGGGCGCGGGGCGGTATCGACAAGCGGCTCCGCCGCGGGGCGCGAGCAGCCCCCACTCAGCCGCACCCAAAACACAACCGTCCTCTTCCTCACCATCAACCACACCGCCCTCGACGGCCCCGCCTGTCTCCGCATCCTCGCCACAGCCGCCGAGATCTACGGCGGCCGGGACAACTCCCCCACCCCGGCCCCCACCCGCGCCCCCGACCCCCCGGCACCCCCTGAGGACACCCCCTCCAACTGGGCCCGCCCCGCCCGCGTGGCACAGGGCAGTCCCGAACCGTCCCCCGGCAACGGTCTCCTCGTCACCGAACTCCCCCTCCCCCACCGCCCCAAGGGCTCCCCCTACACGGTCAACGACCAGCTCATGGTCACCACGGCCCTGACCCTCACCCACTGGAACAGGGAACACGGCGCGGCTCCCCGCCCCCTGCGCATCACCATGCCCGTGGACGACCGCCCCAGGGACGCGACAATGCCGATAGGAAACGGCACCCGGCTGGTCGAAGTCCCCTTCTCACCCGATGAGTTGGCACACGCCCCCGCCGGCATGCCCGCGCTTCTGCGCCGCACGGCGCAACGCACCCGAGCCCTCAAGTCCCTCCCCCGCCCGCAACTCGGGCACGGCGCGCACCTGCTCACCGCCCCGGTCACCCCGGTGGCCTGGCGGGCGGCGCTCACCAGGGGCCTGCGAAGCGCGGCGGCACCCTGGACCTCGACCACCCTGCTCAGCAACATCGGCCGCGTCCCGTACCCGCTGGACTTCGGCGAGGAGGCCGGTCGCGCGCACGCCGTGTGGTTCTCGGCGCCCGCCCGGATGCCCCGCGGCCTCACCGTCACGACCGCCTCGACCGCGGGCCGGCTGCATCTCGCCCTGCGCTGGTCACGGTCCCTGCTCGGCCACGGTGACGGCGCCCACCTCAGGGACCTGTTCGAGCACTGTCTGCACGCCACGGAGGTGGCCCCGTGA
- a CDS encoding DUF3367 domain-containing protein, producing the protein MTTSTVQAPPPAAVPTTATRSGPPEGPRSRRWLLGFWAVVLVLFLAVHPGRQTFDTKLGVSVDPGRFLADLGQLWHDQGSFGGIQDQYVGYLWPMLPFYWLGHAVQLPVWLVERLWLSLVVSVAFWGALRLAERLRVGNGTSRLIAAAAYALWPTFTIVVGSTSAAALPGAFLPWVLLPLTNERHSARIAALRSALVIPFMGGVNGASTLACLLPVGLYLLSRPPGPRQRKLIAWWVPGVILATAWWVIPLLLLGFYGENFLPYVENARTTTETMSATEALRGGGNWVAYLHLGQAWLPAGWTVASSVIVIVCSAFAAGLGLAGLARRDMPERRWLVLTALTAVLVLLAGYGGAFGAPFHGLVQDWLNGSLAPFRNIYKFQPGLALALVLGLAHLVGVAAEPRGAREFRGRRYAPLVAAVLVLPGLMWPYLNGSILNPGSFQELPKYWHTTADWLDRYSPDSRALVVPATAHGIYTWGSPIDQPLDVLAESRWAQRDYVPFGTPGNRRTTDAVEQALMTGGDIPGLADYLSRAGVYYVVVRNDLDPDQIGAVSSSVVKRSLEQSGYERVTGLGPLMTGGVIAHDTPLQIEGLYPRQRAVEIYRPVESSGVPRPGQAGLLPVADTAQVSGGPESLLPLATELRGRATVLTGDNHPGLGTPSLQIVGDGLRRADTRFGLVNANTSYTYTSDERNAPGAAQDAGEKPHQILPEKGLDHQTVAELRGADSVSASSYGNWLFHLPQFDPVNAFDGNPDTAWTEGVAGSPDGQWLRIGFSDPAYDMPSSFKVTPLPQESVRSAPTKVRVETEKGSATSFLRADGSAQRIKAPAGATGWMKLTIVDSVARRTGLAGAGFSEITLPQVQVTRLLRLPTDADTSDSAAEIVSLHRVPDPAGISPTGTEAGLHRRFATATAGTYAVQASAVPVSGEELDKLLYEVAPDQRNRITATADSTAALGAGLSARNLTDGDLTTAWIAGDRPTIHLSWDGKQPISELVLAPAGGLSTRPTEVDISSPDGSTVAGVDENGVVRFPAITTDRLDITITETAPLVLHNPVADEDLQLPVGLTEAYLPALDQYRTPQPKATRTFSLPCGRGPVVAVDGKLFQTGVSGLIRDLTERRPVKVTLCQGPRSGAELSLASGEHVVEGGDAGPLTLTAVTLTRGTIAEPTSLTRELQIKDWLGDRREVSVGSGAASYLTTYENYNDGWKATLNGKSLSPVRLDGWQQGWRVPAGAGGTLKLSYEPATTYDGALIGSGVALAVLVGLVLWRRRSPNPDEPQRMPPAPGLWLGTVALTLVGVVIAGWFALLVPALALLAYRRHALLVPIAFVALAGAGIAAATGAGEPVGAGHGAFGHVAQLLALIGLFAGLVSVRESAEAAGPEAPTQQLPPVEVSKGRAEPT; encoded by the coding sequence ATGACGACGTCCACGGTCCAGGCCCCTCCTCCGGCGGCCGTTCCCACCACCGCGACCAGGTCGGGCCCGCCGGAGGGCCCGCGGTCGCGGCGCTGGCTGCTGGGGTTCTGGGCCGTGGTCCTCGTGCTGTTCCTCGCGGTGCATCCGGGGCGGCAGACCTTCGACACCAAGCTGGGTGTGAGCGTCGATCCGGGCCGGTTCCTCGCCGATCTCGGACAGCTGTGGCACGACCAGGGGTCCTTCGGCGGGATCCAGGACCAGTACGTCGGCTATCTGTGGCCGATGCTGCCGTTCTACTGGCTGGGCCACGCCGTGCAGCTGCCGGTGTGGCTGGTGGAACGGCTGTGGCTGTCACTGGTCGTGTCGGTGGCCTTCTGGGGCGCGCTCCGACTGGCCGAGCGGCTGCGCGTGGGCAACGGCACGTCCCGGCTGATCGCCGCCGCCGCGTACGCGCTGTGGCCGACCTTCACCATCGTCGTCGGCTCGACGTCCGCGGCCGCGCTGCCCGGCGCCTTCCTGCCCTGGGTGCTGCTGCCGCTGACGAACGAGCGCCACAGCGCCCGGATCGCCGCCCTGCGCTCGGCACTGGTCATCCCGTTCATGGGCGGGGTGAACGGGGCCTCCACCCTGGCCTGTCTGCTCCCCGTCGGGCTGTACCTCCTCTCCCGGCCGCCCGGCCCACGGCAGCGCAAACTGATCGCCTGGTGGGTGCCGGGCGTGATCCTGGCGACCGCCTGGTGGGTCATCCCGCTGCTGCTGCTCGGGTTCTACGGCGAGAACTTCCTGCCCTACGTCGAGAACGCGCGGACCACCACCGAGACCATGTCGGCGACGGAGGCCCTGCGCGGCGGCGGGAACTGGGTCGCCTATCTGCACCTGGGACAGGCGTGGCTGCCGGCCGGCTGGACCGTGGCGTCCTCCGTGATCGTCATCGTGTGTTCGGCGTTCGCCGCCGGCCTCGGTCTCGCGGGCCTGGCGCGCCGGGACATGCCGGAGCGGCGATGGCTGGTGCTGACCGCGCTGACGGCCGTCCTGGTGCTGCTCGCGGGGTACGGCGGCGCGTTCGGCGCCCCCTTCCACGGGCTCGTGCAGGACTGGCTGAACGGCTCCCTCGCCCCCTTCCGCAACATCTACAAGTTCCAGCCGGGGCTGGCGCTCGCACTGGTGCTGGGCCTCGCCCACCTGGTGGGGGTGGCCGCCGAGCCGCGCGGGGCACGTGAGTTCAGAGGCCGCCGGTACGCCCCGCTGGTCGCGGCCGTCCTGGTCCTGCCCGGGCTGATGTGGCCCTACCTCAACGGCTCGATCCTGAACCCGGGTTCCTTCCAGGAGCTGCCCAAGTACTGGCACACCACGGCCGACTGGCTGGACAGGTACTCCCCGGACTCACGTGCCCTCGTCGTCCCGGCGACCGCGCACGGCATCTACACCTGGGGCTCCCCCATCGACCAGCCCCTCGACGTGCTCGCCGAGTCCCGCTGGGCGCAACGCGACTACGTCCCCTTCGGCACCCCGGGCAACCGGCGCACGACGGACGCGGTCGAGCAGGCGCTGATGACGGGCGGCGACATCCCGGGGCTGGCCGACTACCTGAGCCGGGCCGGCGTCTACTACGTCGTCGTCCGCAACGACCTCGACCCCGACCAGATCGGCGCCGTGTCGTCCTCGGTCGTCAAGCGGTCCCTGGAGCAGTCCGGCTACGAGCGGGTGACGGGCCTCGGGCCCCTCATGACGGGCGGTGTGATCGCGCACGACACCCCGCTCCAGATCGAGGGGCTGTATCCGAGGCAGCGCGCGGTGGAGATCTACCGGCCGGTGGAGTCCTCGGGGGTACCACGGCCCGGACAGGCCGGGCTGCTGCCGGTCGCCGACACCGCCCAGGTGTCCGGCGGACCCGAGTCCCTGCTTCCGCTGGCCACCGAACTGCGGGGCCGGGCAACGGTGTTGACGGGCGACAACCATCCGGGGCTCGGCACCCCGTCGCTCCAGATCGTCGGCGACGGACTGCGGCGCGCGGACACCCGGTTCGGGCTCGTCAACGCGAACACGTCGTACACGTACACGAGCGACGAGCGCAACGCGCCCGGGGCCGCCCAGGACGCCGGGGAGAAACCGCACCAGATCCTGCCGGAGAAGGGCCTCGACCACCAGACGGTGGCCGAACTGCGCGGCGCCGACTCGGTGAGCGCGTCGTCGTACGGCAACTGGCTGTTCCATCTCCCGCAGTTCGACCCGGTCAACGCCTTCGACGGCAACCCGGACACCGCGTGGACGGAGGGCGTGGCGGGCTCGCCGGACGGGCAGTGGCTGCGGATCGGGTTCTCGGATCCCGCCTACGACATGCCCTCGTCGTTCAAGGTGACGCCGTTGCCGCAGGAGAGCGTGCGGTCGGCCCCGACGAAGGTGCGGGTGGAGACGGAGAAGGGGTCGGCGACCAGCTTCCTGCGGGCCGACGGCTCCGCACAGCGCATCAAAGCCCCTGCGGGGGCGACGGGTTGGATGAAGCTGACGATCGTCGACTCGGTGGCGCGGCGGACCGGTCTCGCCGGTGCCGGGTTCTCCGAGATCACCCTGCCGCAGGTGCAGGTGACCCGGCTGCTGCGGCTGCCGACCGACGCGGACACCTCGGACTCGGCCGCCGAGATCGTCTCCCTGCACCGGGTGCCCGACCCGGCCGGGATCTCCCCGACCGGCACCGAGGCGGGCCTGCACCGCCGCTTCGCGACGGCGACCGCGGGAACGTACGCGGTGCAGGCGAGCGCGGTGCCGGTGAGCGGGGAGGAACTCGACAAACTGCTGTACGAGGTCGCCCCGGACCAGCGCAACCGCATCACGGCGACGGCCGACTCCACGGCGGCCCTCGGTGCGGGTCTGTCCGCCCGCAACCTCACCGACGGCGACCTCACGACGGCCTGGATCGCCGGCGACCGCCCCACCATCCACCTCAGCTGGGACGGCAAACAGCCCATCTCGGAGTTGGTGCTGGCACCCGCCGGCGGGCTGTCCACCCGGCCCACCGAGGTGGACATCAGCTCGCCCGACGGCTCGACGGTCGCCGGGGTCGACGAGAACGGGGTGGTGCGCTTCCCCGCGATCACCACCGACCGCCTCGACATCACGATCACCGAGACGGCCCCGCTGGTCCTGCACAACCCGGTCGCCGACGAGGATCTGCAACTGCCGGTGGGGCTCACGGAGGCGTACCTCCCGGCTCTCGACCAGTACCGGACCCCGCAGCCGAAGGCCACCCGGACGTTCTCGTTGCCGTGCGGCCGGGGACCGGTGGTGGCGGTCGACGGGAAGCTGTTCCAGACCGGCGTGTCGGGCCTGATCCGGGACCTGACGGAACGGCGGCCGGTGAAGGTGACGCTCTGTCAGGGACCCAGGTCCGGGGCCGAGTTGTCCCTGGCCTCCGGGGAGCACGTGGTCGAGGGCGGGGACGCCGGGCCGCTCACCCTGACCGCCGTCACGCTGACCCGCGGCACGATCGCCGAACCCACCTCGCTCACCCGTGAGTTGCAGATCAAGGACTGGCTGGGCGACAGGCGCGAGGTGAGCGTGGGCTCGGGGGCGGCCTCGTACCTCACGACGTACGAGAACTACAACGACGGCTGGAAGGCCACGCTGAACGGCAAGTCCCTGTCGCCGGTACGCCTCGACGGCTGGCAGCAGGGCTGGCGGGTCCCCGCCGGGGCGGGCGGCACGCTGAAGCTGTCGTACGAGCCCGCGACGACGTACGACGGGGCGCTGATCGGCAGCGGGGTCGCGTTGGCCGTGCTGGTGGGGCTCGTGCTGTGGCGCAGGCGGTCCCCGAACCCCGACGAGCCGCAGCGGATGCCTCCGGCGCCCGGGCTGTGGCTCGGGACGGTGGCGCTCACGCTGGTGGGCGTGGTGATCGCGGGCTGGTTCGCCCTGCTGGTCCCGGCGTTGGCGCTGCTCGCGTACCGACGGCACGCACTGCTGGTGCCGATCGCCTTCGTCGCCCTCGCGGGGGCGGGGATCGCCGCTGCGACAGGGGCGGGCGAGCCGGTGGGCGCGGGGCACGGGGCGTTCGGGCATGTGGCCCAACTGCTGGCGCTGATCGGTCTGTTCGCGGGACTGGTGAGTGTGCGGGAGTCCGCGGAGGCCGCCGGTCCCGAGGCGCCGACGCAGCAACTGCCGCCGGTCGAGGTGAGCAAGGGGAGGGCGGAACCGACATGA
- a CDS encoding MerR family transcriptional regulator produces MEWLTIGVFARACRLSPKALRLYDELELLRPARVDPETGYRYYTPAQLEQARLVAWLRRLGMPLARIRTVCALPPAAAAVEIRAYWAQVETDTAVRRDLAAFLVEELTAAPRKDTTVLELRYSAHSDPGLVRPANQDTAYAGARLLAVADGYGPAGAPASSAAVAALRFLDTGELPGGNVLNLLADAVHGATEAVRDVAAGNDENGTTLTALLWTGSRLALVHIGDSRAYLLRGGALFRITHDHTVVQSLIDEGRLTAEEAVTHPRRALLLKALTTGTPDLRLHDAEPGDRYLLCSDGLCAVVPDATIRDLLTASPAPEAAVHSLVAGANAAGGPDNVSCVVADVVETAP; encoded by the coding sequence ATGGAGTGGCTGACGATCGGGGTCTTCGCGCGGGCGTGCCGCCTGTCACCGAAGGCGTTGCGGCTCTACGACGAGCTGGAGCTGCTGCGTCCGGCCCGCGTCGACCCGGAGACGGGCTACCGCTACTACACCCCGGCCCAGCTGGAGCAGGCCCGCCTGGTGGCGTGGCTGCGGCGACTCGGCATGCCGCTGGCCCGGATCCGCACGGTGTGCGCCCTCCCGCCCGCTGCCGCCGCCGTCGAGATCCGCGCGTACTGGGCGCAGGTGGAGACGGACACGGCCGTACGCCGGGACCTCGCCGCGTTCCTCGTCGAAGAGCTGACGGCGGCACCGAGGAAGGACACCACCGTGCTCGAACTGCGTTACTCCGCCCACTCGGACCCCGGCCTGGTCCGGCCCGCCAACCAGGACACCGCCTACGCGGGTGCCCGCCTCCTCGCGGTCGCCGACGGATACGGCCCGGCCGGCGCCCCCGCCAGCAGTGCGGCGGTGGCGGCACTGCGGTTCCTGGACACCGGCGAGCTCCCCGGCGGCAACGTCCTCAACCTCCTGGCCGACGCCGTGCACGGGGCGACCGAGGCGGTACGGGACGTGGCCGCGGGCAACGACGAGAACGGCACCACCCTGACCGCCCTGCTGTGGACCGGCTCCCGCCTCGCCCTGGTCCACATCGGCGACTCCCGGGCCTACCTGCTGCGCGGCGGTGCCCTCTTCCGCATCACCCACGACCACACGGTGGTCCAGTCACTGATCGACGAGGGCCGTCTGACCGCGGAGGAGGCCGTCACCCATCCCCGGCGGGCGCTGCTCCTCAAGGCCCTCACCACCGGCACCCCGGACCTGCGACTGCACGACGCCGAACCCGGCGACCGCTACCTCCTGTGCTCCGACGGCCTCTGCGCCGTCGTCCCCGACGCCACCATCCGCGACCTCCTCACCGCCTCGCCCGCCCCCGAAGCGGCTGTCCACTCCCTGGTCGCCGGCGCGAACGCCGCCGGCGGCCCGGACAACGTCAGTTGCGTGGTGGCGGACGTGGTGGAGACAGCGCCCTGA
- a CDS encoding class I SAM-dependent methyltransferase produces the protein MNTTAPPRRSGLRDFYEDPAVPVASGTPRSLRQARMLAAALGTPGRNRRTVLDIGCGDGTAAATAAPLLTGHRIVGVDWSQDALKRARTRLPYAVRGELTGSGLPFASSSVDAVLFSEVVEHLVDPDAALDEIRRILRPGGHLMLSTPNLAAWYNRGLLLAGVQPVFSEVSLRAIHGRPGREVVGHLRLYTARALREFVAAAGFDVVRLEGAPFHGVPRVLRGLDRLACARPSLASILLLHARKT, from the coding sequence GTGAACACCACCGCACCCCCGCGCCGCAGCGGCCTGCGCGACTTCTACGAGGATCCTGCCGTCCCCGTCGCCTCCGGCACCCCCCGCTCCCTGCGCCAGGCCCGCATGCTGGCCGCGGCCCTCGGAACCCCCGGCAGGAACCGGCGCACCGTCCTCGACATCGGCTGCGGCGACGGCACCGCGGCCGCCACCGCGGCCCCCCTGCTCACCGGCCACCGGATCGTCGGCGTCGACTGGTCCCAGGACGCCCTCAAACGTGCCCGCACCCGGCTGCCGTACGCCGTCCGGGGCGAACTCACCGGCTCCGGGCTGCCGTTCGCGTCCTCGTCCGTCGACGCCGTGCTGTTCAGCGAGGTCGTCGAGCATCTCGTCGACCCGGACGCCGCGCTGGACGAGATCCGCCGCATCCTGCGCCCCGGAGGCCATCTCATGCTGTCCACCCCGAACTTGGCGGCCTGGTACAACCGCGGACTCCTGCTGGCCGGTGTCCAGCCGGTGTTCTCGGAGGTCAGCCTGCGGGCGATCCACGGCAGGCCGGGACGGGAGGTCGTGGGGCATCTGCGGCTCTACACGGCACGCGCGCTGCGGGAGTTCGTGGCCGCGGCCGGCTTCGACGTCGTACGGCTGGAAGGGGCGCCCTTCCACGGTGTGCCGCGGGTGCTGCGGGGCCTGGACCGGCTGGCGTGTGCCAGACCGTCGCTCGCGTCGATCCTGCTGCTGCACGCACGGAAGACCTAG
- a CDS encoding FkbM family methyltransferase encodes MTTTLAARLAPFLPTRLVAAAARAVYPRFEPELARLDELCPADCGTAVDVGGWYGPWTRRLAGRARQVVTVEPVPHLARLLTSAAPANVRVVQAAATDRPGTARLWLPPDDAGDRGVSSLVRRDIHGRALDVRCVTLDELVLKDVGFIKIDVDGSELAVLRGATGILARDRPALFVELESRIQPIGPVVTYLSLLGYDGWVLPRATWVPLAGFPLEAHQETASYVVAQGLLRRVLPFLHRPRYVNSVLFLPDGRRPGVSAVGDDGEHALRKAPG; translated from the coding sequence ATGACGACCACGCTGGCGGCACGGTTAGCGCCCTTCCTGCCCACCCGTCTGGTCGCGGCGGCCGCCCGGGCCGTCTACCCGCGCTTCGAGCCGGAGCTCGCGCGGCTCGACGAGCTGTGCCCGGCGGACTGCGGGACGGCGGTCGACGTGGGCGGCTGGTACGGGCCGTGGACACGCCGGCTGGCCGGCCGGGCGCGGCAGGTGGTGACGGTCGAGCCGGTGCCCCATCTGGCCCGGCTGCTGACCTCGGCGGCCCCGGCGAACGTCCGGGTCGTCCAGGCCGCCGCCACGGACCGGCCCGGCACCGCCCGGCTGTGGCTGCCGCCGGACGACGCGGGCGACCGCGGGGTGTCCTCCCTGGTCCGGCGCGACATCCACGGCCGGGCACTGGACGTCCGCTGCGTCACGCTGGACGAACTGGTCCTGAAGGACGTCGGCTTCATCAAGATCGACGTGGACGGCAGCGAGCTGGCGGTGCTGCGCGGGGCGACCGGCATCCTCGCGCGTGACCGGCCCGCGCTCTTCGTCGAGCTGGAGTCCCGCATCCAGCCGATCGGCCCGGTGGTGACCTATCTGTCCCTGCTCGGCTACGACGGCTGGGTGCTGCCCCGCGCCACCTGGGTGCCGCTGGCCGGCTTCCCGCTGGAGGCGCACCAGGAGACAGCCTCGTACGTGGTCGCCCAGGGCCTCCTGCGCCGGGTCCTGCCCTTCCTGCACCGCCCTCGGTACGTCAACTCGGTCCTCTTCCTGCCCGACGGCCGCCGCCCCGGTGTCAGTGCCGTGGGGGACGATGGGGAGCATGCCCTCCGGAAAGCCCCCGGCTAG
- a CDS encoding Trm112 family protein translates to MNPDDPLLEILACPLDKGPLHLVPPNGSASAEEALYNPRLHRRYPVVDGIPQLLPSSGEQVSDDEHEELLKRMAP, encoded by the coding sequence ATGAATCCCGACGACCCGCTGCTGGAGATCCTGGCCTGCCCGCTCGACAAGGGCCCCCTGCACCTCGTACCGCCGAACGGGTCGGCGTCCGCCGAGGAAGCCCTGTACAACCCGCGGCTGCACCGCCGCTACCCGGTCGTCGACGGCATCCCGCAGCTGCTGCCGTCCTCCGGGGAGCAGGTCTCGGACGACGAACACGAAGAGCTCCTGAAGAGGATGGCTCCGTGA
- a CDS encoding O-methyltransferase, which translates to MSISGTDAYDNEPHLPPLVGRALAAARAHGFPYSCRPEQGRLLHALAGGARGRVGETGTGCGVGLAWLASGARAGVRLIGVERDPGRARVAAEVFADRPDVRILHDDWRRIEDHGPYDVLVLDGGGTGKTPDDPPADPARLLTPGGRIVIDDFTPATDWPPRHEGSVDRPRMEWLRHPALDTIEIPLAADLATLVGTRHRTTGPARDDR; encoded by the coding sequence ATGTCGATCTCCGGAACGGACGCGTACGACAACGAACCCCACCTGCCCCCGCTGGTCGGCCGAGCCCTCGCTGCGGCCCGCGCCCACGGCTTCCCCTACTCCTGCCGTCCCGAACAGGGCCGCCTGCTGCACGCGTTGGCGGGCGGGGCCCGGGGCCGGGTGGGGGAGACGGGCACCGGCTGCGGGGTGGGCCTCGCGTGGCTGGCCTCGGGAGCGCGTGCGGGCGTACGGCTGATCGGTGTCGAGCGGGACCCGGGCCGGGCGCGGGTGGCCGCGGAGGTCTTCGCCGACCGTCCCGACGTGCGGATCCTCCACGACGACTGGCGCCGCATCGAGGACCACGGCCCCTACGACGTCCTGGTCCTCGACGGCGGCGGCACCGGCAAGACCCCCGACGACCCCCCGGCCGACCCGGCCCGTCTCCTCACCCCCGGCGGCAGGATCGTGATCGACGACTTCACCCCGGCGACGGACTGGCCGCCCAGACACGAAGGTTCGGTGGACCGGCCCCGCATGGAGTGGCTGCGGCACCCCGCCCTGGACACGATCGAGATCCCCCTGGCCGCCGACCTGGCCACCCTCGTGGGCACCCGACACCGAACCACCGGGCCGGCCCGGGACGACCGGTAG